In Methanobacterium sp., one genomic interval encodes:
- a CDS encoding threonine--tRNA ligase, producing the protein MRILLIHSDHLKYQTKSKTRIAEEIDDEKKKGQFENALVVFTAVEKEDEENPVAVVENAVKEIMDVSGKIKAENIVIYPYAHLSSSLGAPDAAKKILINLESELLARDLPVSRVPFGWYKSFEVSCKGHPLSELSRSITSESAEEKEEESPDEEESQFYMLKDGELLDTENYSYQNRDLKKLVDYELGRGESTGDEPPHVKLMREKKLADYEPSADVGHLRWYPKGRLIRDLLSDYVYTLVTDRGAMPVETPIMYDLADDAIRVHAEKFGERQYRMGGGKKDLMLRFAACFGAFRILADSFLTWKNLPVGIYELSTYSFRLEKKGEVVGLKRLRGFTMPDLHTVCADLEQSLQEFEGQIEMCKKTGEDLDVNYEVIFRATADFMEENREWINKAAAMIGKPVLMEILPKRKHYWICKMDFAAIDALGRPIENPTIQIDVESGERFGITYIDSEEHEHHPLILHCSPTGSIERVICSLLEKSALDMKEKVPMLPVWLAPTQVRVIPIAERHMEYANKIAQQIKDAHIRVDVDDRPETVGKKIRNAGGEWASYVIVIGDREMEGSELTVNVRETGQKVSMGIQELIDVIKLETEGMPFRPLPLPMDISRRVNF; encoded by the coding sequence ATGCGCATACTTTTGATTCATTCTGATCATTTGAAGTACCAAACCAAATCCAAAACACGAATCGCAGAGGAAATAGACGACGAGAAGAAGAAAGGCCAGTTTGAAAATGCCCTGGTGGTTTTCACTGCTGTGGAAAAGGAAGATGAAGAAAACCCAGTGGCAGTGGTTGAAAACGCTGTGAAAGAGATAATGGATGTATCGGGTAAAATTAAAGCGGAAAACATTGTAATTTACCCCTACGCTCATTTAAGCTCATCTTTAGGGGCTCCAGATGCAGCCAAGAAGATCCTCATCAATCTGGAATCAGAACTCCTGGCCCGGGATTTACCAGTCAGCAGGGTGCCTTTTGGATGGTACAAATCATTCGAAGTCTCCTGCAAAGGACATCCCCTATCCGAGCTCTCCAGGAGTATAACCTCTGAATCTGCCGAAGAAAAAGAAGAAGAATCTCCAGATGAAGAAGAATCACAATTTTACATGTTAAAAGACGGGGAACTTCTGGACACCGAGAACTACAGTTACCAGAACAGGGACCTTAAAAAACTGGTGGATTATGAACTGGGAAGGGGGGAATCCACTGGGGATGAACCACCACATGTGAAGCTCATGCGGGAGAAAAAACTGGCAGATTACGAACCATCTGCGGATGTAGGACACCTCCGATGGTATCCTAAAGGCCGGCTCATCCGTGACCTTTTATCTGATTATGTTTACACGTTGGTAACTGACCGGGGTGCCATGCCTGTGGAAACACCCATCATGTACGATCTGGCCGATGATGCCATCCGGGTGCACGCTGAGAAATTCGGAGAACGCCAGTACAGAATGGGAGGCGGTAAAAAAGACCTCATGCTCAGGTTCGCGGCCTGTTTCGGAGCCTTCAGAATTCTAGCAGACTCATTCTTAACCTGGAAGAACCTTCCAGTGGGTATTTACGAGCTTTCAACCTACAGTTTCCGTCTGGAGAAGAAGGGAGAAGTTGTGGGTTTAAAACGACTCCGTGGATTCACCATGCCCGACCTGCACACTGTTTGTGCTGATTTGGAACAGTCTCTCCAAGAATTTGAGGGTCAGATCGAGATGTGCAAAAAGACAGGCGAAGACCTGGATGTGAACTATGAAGTCATTTTCCGGGCCACAGCTGATTTCATGGAAGAAAACCGGGAATGGATCAACAAAGCAGCCGCAATGATCGGTAAACCAGTTCTCATGGAGATACTCCCGAAGCGTAAACATTACTGGATATGTAAAATGGACTTTGCAGCTATCGATGCACTGGGAAGGCCAATTGAAAATCCCACCATACAGATCGACGTGGAAAGTGGGGAAAGATTCGGAATCACCTACATTGACTCCGAAGAGCATGAACACCACCCTCTCATCTTACACTGCAGCCCCACTGGAAGTATTGAACGGGTTATATGCAGTTTACTTGAAAAATCCGCCCTGGACATGAAAGAAAAAGTCCCCATGTTACCGGTGTGGCTGGCACCCACCCAGGTACGGGTTATACCTATAGCAGAGCGACACATGGAATATGCAAATAAAATTGCACAGCAAATAAAGGACGCTCACATAAGGGTGGATGTGGATGACCGGCCAGAAACAGTGGGTAAGAAGATCCGGAACGCCGGAGGAGAATGGGCATCCTATGTCATTGTAATAGGTGACCGTGAAATGGAAGGCTCTGAGTTAACAGTCAATGTCAGGGAAACCGGTCAAAAGGTATCCATGGGCATCCAGGAACTTATCGATGTTATAAAACTGGAGACTGAAGGAATGCCATTCAGGCCACTGCCCTTGCCAATGGACATCTCCCGAAGGGTTAACTTCTAA
- a CDS encoding MgtC/SapB family protein produces MDTLLILKFLIALAIGALIGIERERKQEGAEFAGIRTFILIAIMGTISAYISQFFPYFWIVAFAGLVVLVVLSYLVTTRKNGDVGITTEVAAFLTFALGLVCFTDEGMLVAPIFAIIITTLLAVKPHLHQFAHRISEKELINTLKFLIIAFVILPLLPDEVMGPLAVFNPFQIWLMVVFISAISFTGYILMKFIGPEKGLGVTGIVGGLVSSTAVATSMAARVKESGLLMKAAVFATVVASSMMFLRMLFEVSVINPSLLPQLSAPMLVMGVLGIILGVIIWKKTEVRQMDADLKLDNPFSLKPALIFGALFLGILFLSKIANIYLGSGGVYLASIISGVADVDAITISMALLAPETIPPTTAVTAITLAAISNTVFKFLIALFLGTRKFGRNIGIIFLVIIIAGLITILVF; encoded by the coding sequence ATGGACACTCTACTCATTTTAAAGTTCCTCATCGCCCTGGCAATAGGTGCCTTGATAGGTATTGAAAGGGAGCGAAAACAAGAGGGGGCTGAGTTTGCAGGGATTCGAACCTTTATTTTAATTGCCATCATGGGAACCATCTCTGCCTACATCTCCCAATTCTTTCCCTACTTTTGGATTGTAGCCTTTGCTGGGCTGGTGGTCCTGGTGGTCCTGAGTTACCTGGTAACCACCCGGAAAAATGGTGATGTGGGGATAACCACTGAAGTTGCTGCTTTTTTAACCTTTGCCCTGGGGTTAGTCTGTTTCACTGATGAGGGAATGCTGGTGGCTCCTATTTTCGCCATAATCATCACCACTCTCCTGGCGGTTAAACCTCACCTTCACCAGTTCGCCCACCGGATAAGTGAAAAGGAGTTGATAAACACCCTTAAATTCTTGATAATCGCCTTTGTAATCCTCCCGCTCCTTCCAGATGAGGTTATGGGGCCCCTGGCCGTGTTTAATCCTTTCCAGATCTGGTTGATGGTGGTTTTCATATCCGCCATCAGCTTCACTGGTTACATACTCATGAAGTTCATTGGCCCTGAGAAGGGGCTGGGTGTCACTGGAATCGTTGGGGGTTTGGTGTCCAGTACCGCAGTGGCCACCTCCATGGCTGCCAGAGTTAAAGAATCAGGACTTTTAATGAAGGCCGCGGTATTCGCCACAGTGGTAGCCAGTTCCATGATGTTCCTCAGGATGCTCTTCGAGGTTTCAGTTATCAATCCAAGCCTGCTTCCACAGTTATCTGCCCCTATGCTGGTAATGGGTGTTTTGGGTATAATATTGGGGGTTATTATCTGGAAAAAAACTGAAGTTCGGCAGATGGATGCAGATCTCAAACTGGATAACCCCTTCTCATTAAAACCCGCCCTGATATTCGGAGCCCTCTTCCTGGGAATTTTATTCCTTTCCAAGATCGCTAACATCTACCTGGGAAGTGGTGGTGTCTACCTGGCCAGCATAATCTCGGGAGTGGCTGATGTGGATGCTATTACCATCAGCATGGCCTTATTAGCCCCTGAAACTATTCCTCCCACCACTGCAGTGACTGCCATTACCCTGGCAGCTATCTCCAATACGGTTTTCAAATTTTTAATAGCATTATTCCTGGGAACAAGAAAATTCGGTCGGAATATTGGAATAATTTTTTTAGTCATCATCATTGCAGGGTTAATTACCATACTGGTGTTTTAA
- a CDS encoding Xaa-Pro peptidase family protein, with protein sequence MEKVPLSQLEGRIRSFKNVMVNSNPEWEMAVIFSKINLYYFTGTMQDGMLIIPREGDPTLWVRRSYQRAQDESLFPFIKPMRSFRDARRDIETLPDTVYLETEVVPLAMYQRFTKHFSFNEFRSVDLQLAGVRAVKSNYELSFMRKSGKIHQHVLEDLGPEMLREGMSEADLAVELFSVLVEEGHDGLTRFGMFDNEMVVGHVGFGDSSIYPTYFDGASGTRGLSPAAPVLGSRHRKLEKGDLVFVDVGCAVNGYNTDKTMTYMYGSALPDHALEAHQRCVEVQNEIARLLKPGAIPSRIYSEIMNNLDDEFLENFMGFGPRKVKFLGHAIGLLIDELPVIAERFDQPLQEGMVFAVEPKKGIKGVGMVGIENTFIVTPRGGECITGDNPGLIPVF encoded by the coding sequence ATGGAAAAAGTTCCTTTATCTCAACTTGAGGGCAGGATAAGGTCTTTTAAAAATGTGATGGTTAATTCCAATCCTGAATGGGAAATGGCAGTAATTTTCAGCAAAATCAACCTATACTACTTCACCGGTACCATGCAGGATGGTATGCTCATCATCCCCCGAGAAGGAGATCCCACCTTATGGGTACGGCGCAGCTACCAGAGGGCTCAGGATGAATCATTATTTCCCTTCATTAAACCTATGAGAAGTTTTCGAGATGCCCGCAGGGACATCGAAACCCTCCCTGATACAGTGTACCTGGAAACAGAAGTGGTACCTCTGGCTATGTATCAACGTTTTACTAAACATTTTTCTTTTAATGAATTTCGCTCTGTTGATTTGCAGTTGGCTGGTGTCCGGGCAGTTAAAAGCAACTACGAGCTTTCATTTATGCGGAAGTCTGGAAAGATCCACCAGCACGTCCTGGAGGACCTTGGACCAGAAATGCTACGCGAAGGGATGAGTGAAGCTGATCTGGCTGTTGAATTATTTTCGGTTCTGGTAGAAGAGGGCCATGATGGATTAACCCGTTTTGGAATGTTTGATAATGAGATGGTGGTGGGCCATGTTGGTTTTGGTGATAGTTCCATTTACCCCACCTATTTTGATGGTGCCAGCGGAACTCGTGGATTAAGCCCAGCAGCACCAGTTTTAGGAAGCCGCCATCGGAAGCTCGAAAAAGGTGACTTGGTATTTGTGGATGTGGGCTGTGCTGTTAATGGATACAACACTGATAAGACCATGACCTACATGTATGGTAGTGCATTACCTGATCATGCCCTGGAAGCCCATCAGAGGTGTGTGGAAGTCCAGAATGAGATAGCTCGATTGCTGAAACCTGGTGCAATTCCCTCCAGGATATATAGTGAGATAATGAATAACCTGGATGATGAATTCCTGGAAAACTTCATGGGCTTCGGACCACGTAAAGTGAAGTTCTTAGGACACGCAATAGGCTTGTTGATCGATGAACTTCCGGTGATTGCTGAAAGATTCGACCAGCCACTCCAGGAGGGCATGGTATTTGCAGTGGAGCCTAAAAAAGGAATTAAAGGTGTGGGTATGGTGGGAATTGAAAATACTTTTATTGTAACTCCCCGCGGAGGAGAATGTATTACCGGGGATAATCCTGGATTGATCCCTGTATTTTAA
- a CDS encoding ParA family protein, whose protein sequence is MAEVISILNQKGGCGKTTTAVNLSAALALLGKKVLVIDMDPQANATTAFGVEKNEENSVYRVLTGEQTVAEAIVSTEISELDLLPSHISLSGAEIELSKDIGFPFILKESMDGLLDGYDYVLLDVPPSLGILTINALVAADSVIIPIQAEFYALEGMADLLDAMKLVESRLNSPSPIKGILITLYDSRTRLGRDVYHNVKQYFGDTEYIFKTTIPRNVKLAEAPSHGKPCIIYDDECIGTEAYNDLAKEFLALNESDGEDNK, encoded by the coding sequence ATGGCCGAAGTAATATCAATACTCAATCAGAAAGGGGGTTGTGGTAAAACCACCACTGCAGTAAACCTTTCTGCAGCATTAGCACTGTTAGGTAAGAAAGTTCTGGTAATTGACATGGACCCGCAGGCCAATGCCACCACGGCTTTCGGGGTGGAGAAAAACGAGGAAAATTCAGTTTACCGAGTTTTAACCGGGGAACAAACAGTAGCTGAGGCAATTGTCTCCACAGAAATTTCAGAACTGGACCTCCTTCCCAGCCACATCTCACTCAGCGGGGCTGAAATAGAGCTCAGTAAAGATATTGGATTCCCATTCATACTAAAAGAATCCATGGATGGTCTTTTGGATGGTTATGACTACGTTTTACTGGATGTACCACCTTCTCTGGGTATCCTAACCATCAATGCCCTGGTAGCTGCAGATAGTGTTATCATACCTATCCAGGCTGAGTTCTATGCTTTGGAGGGAATGGCTGATCTTTTGGATGCCATGAAACTGGTTGAAAGTCGTTTAAACAGTCCTTCACCTATAAAGGGAATATTAATCACTCTTTATGATTCACGTACCCGACTGGGCCGGGATGTTTACCATAATGTTAAACAGTACTTCGGTGACACTGAATACATTTTTAAAACCACCATTCCTCGTAATGTGAAACTGGCCGAGGCTCCCAGCCATGGAAAACCATGTATTATTTATGATGATGAATGTATAGGGACTGAAGCCTACAATGACCTTGCTAAGGAATTTTTAGCCTTGAATGAATCTGATGGGGAGGATAATAAATGA